The Megalops cyprinoides isolate fMegCyp1 chromosome 10, fMegCyp1.pri, whole genome shotgun sequence genome window below encodes:
- the zhx2a gene encoding zinc fingers and homeoboxes protein 2a gives MASRRKSTTPCMIRVNDMVEQDDHDEMEVSANTMVENGSSSRTPASEDWTQVKDAGSSEKEACEQEKPDTEARPVRKPQGGYECKYCPFSTQNLNEFKEHVDSNHPNVILNPLYLCAVCNFNTKKFDSLTEHNEKCHPGESNFKFKRIKLNSQTILEQTIEGANCAVIYDATTPQGGEDFATFPLSKSTTVKIGKPKTDSKRIFRKGDEIETQLDGLTPELPKKQITAVNVNGTVIIPEATLKEGLSHIMPSLQRPPNFNLVPKIAVPLNTTKYNPSLDVNMTLITSFNKFPYPTQAELSWLTAASKHPEEQIKVWFTTQRLKQGISWSPEEVEEARKKMFNGTIQPVQPTFTVLPAQLTQPAKATQPLIQTVPCHVLGQSSLVLTPVANGSPATCAPIALTVASQVVQALKRPLAAPVVAPEVKRPTIIQSVQTPPKSASPTPSFGLDRKKTRDQVSVLKASYIQSQFPDDKEIYRLIEATGLSRSEIKKWFSDQRYRNQKGVLQVNCEFPPKDVLQKPVPTQFPLLERVKGKTSEQLKMLEESFQKTSFPTQAEVDLLVAETRLSKKEIDSWFSERRALRDNLEQALLNSMGSKKVDEEDDQQQQQQQRGALNGMHEQEGPSRASPLPVVASSTCPVPLDSKSLELLKDVFAQTQWPSPEEYNQLEIRTGLARTEIVRWFKDNRAALKSGTLEWMDQFQRLSNSGHNGQSSMSSAERAQNVLQQYFREVKSLSGEDVEKLSERSKISSQEITDWFASKLIQNAAEVSKGDETLGQAREDLGSCGKESEETASKTMGLEQELVSNADGVMGEISGRVMG, from the coding sequence ATGGCCAGTCGAAGGAAGTCCACGACTCCCTGCATGATCCGAGTGAATGACATGGTGGAGCAGGACGACCATGACGAGATGGAGGTCTCCGCCAACACCATGGTGGAGAACGGATCATCGTCACGGACTCCAGCCAGCGAGGACTGGACTCAAGTGAAGGATGCGGGGAGCAGCGAAAAGGAAGCATGCGAACAGGAGAAGCCAGACACGGAAGCGCGGCCAGTACGAAAGCCGCAGGGGGGCTACGAGTGCAAGTACTGCCCCTTTTCCACGCAGAATCTGAATGAGTTCAAGGAGCACGTGGACTCCAATCACCCTAATGTCATCCTCAATCCCCTCTACCTGTGCGCTGTGTGCAATTTCAACACAAAGAAGTTCGACTCTCTCACGGAACACAACGAGAAGTGTCACCCCGGGGAAAGCAACTTTAAGTTTAAGCGGATTAAGCTCAACAGCCAGACCATTCTGGAGCAGACAATCGAGGGTGCAAACTGTGCGGTCATCTATGACGCCACCACTCCACAAGGTGGGGAGGACTTTGCCACCTTCCCTTTGAGCAAGTCGACTACCGTGAAGATTGGAAAgccaaaaacagacagcaagcGGATATTCCGCAAGGGGGACGAGATTGAAACTCAGCTAGATGGCCTCACCCCTGAGCTCCCAAAAAAGCAGATCACTGCCGTGAATGTGAACGGGACGGTGATCATCCCCGAAGCAACTCTGAAGGAAGGCCTTTCTCACATAATGCCATCACTGCAGCGCCCGCCCAACTTCAACCTTGTACCAAAAATAGCTGTCCCTCTGAACACCACAAAATACAATCCCTCACTTGATGTAAACATGACCCTCATCACATCCTTTAACAAGTTCCCCTACCCAACCCAAGCTGAGCTCTCCTGGCTGACCGCGGCCTCCAAGCATCCTGAAGAACAAATCAAAGTGTGGTTCACTACCCAGAGGTTGAAGCAAGGCATCAGCTGGTCCcctgaggaggtggaggaggcccGTAAGAAAATGTTCAATGGAACCATCCAGCCAGTGCAGCCAACGTTCACCGTTTTGCCTGCCCAGTTGACCCAGCCAGCCAAAGCCACCCAGCCCCTTATCCAGACTGTTCCCTGTCATGTTCTAGGACAGTCCAGCTTGGTGTTGACACCTGTTGCCAATGGGTCCCCAGCTACCTGCGCTCCCATTGCACTGACAGTAGCCAGTCAGGTGGTACAGGCTCTCAAGCGACCCCTGGCAGCCCCAGTGGTGGCCCCTGAAGTGAAGCGGCCCACCATAATCCAGTCGGTCCAAACGCCCCCCAAGTCGGCCTCCCCTACACCCAGCTTTGGCCTGGACCGCAAGAAAACCAGAGACCAGGTGAGCGTGCTGAAAGCCAGCTATATTCAGAGCCAGTTCCCTGATGACAAAGAGATCTACCGTCTCATCGAAGCTACCGGTCTCTCACGGAGTGAGATCAAAAAGTGGTTCAGTGACCAGCGCTACCGTAACCAAAAGGGCGTCCTTCAGGTGAACTGTGAGTTTCCACCGAAGGATGTGCTCCAAAAGCCAGTGCCCACTCAGTTCCCCCTCCTGGAGAGAGTGAAGGGCAAGACCTCAGAGCAGCTGAAAATGCTGGAGGAGAGCTTTCAGAAGACCAGCTTCCCGACCCAGGCCGAGGTTGACCTCCTCGTGGCCGAAACCCGGCTCTCCAAGAAGGAAATCGACAGCTGGTTCTCAGAGCGTCGTGCTTTACGGGACAACTTAGAACAAGCCCTGCTGAACTCCATGGGTTCCAAGAAGGTGGACGAGGAGGAtgatcagcagcagcagcagcagcagcgaggGGCCCTGAATGGGATGCATGAGCAGGAGGGCCCATCCAgggcctctcctctccctgtcgTTGCCTCATCCACTTGCCCTGTGCCTCTTGACAGCAAATCACTGGAACTTCTCAAAGACGTTTTTGCACAGACTCAGTGGCCTTCGCCGGAAGAATACAATCAGCTGGAGATCCGGACAGGGCTGGCACGCACAGAGATAGTCCGGTGGTTCAAGGACAACCGGGCGGCCCTGAAGAGTGGAACTCTGGAGTGGATGGACCAGTTCCAGAGGCTAAGCAACAGCGGGCACAACGGCCAGAGCTCGATGTCCAGTGCCGAGCGCGCCCAGAACGTCCTCCAGCAGTACTTCCGGGAAGTGAAGAGCTTGAGCGGGGAGGATGTGGAGAAACTGTCGGAGCGGTCCAAGATCAGCAGCCAGGAAATCACGGACTGGTTCGCCAGCAAGCTGATACAGAATGCAGCCGAAGTCAGCAAGGGCGATGAGACACTCGGACAAGCCAGAGAGGATCTTGGGAGCTGCGggaaggagagtgaggagaCAGCCAGTAAGACCATGGgcctggagcaggagctggtCTCAAACGCTGACGGAGTGATGGGGGAAATCTCTGGAAGGGTGATGGGATAA
- the LOC118784597 gene encoding derlin-1-like has protein sequence MSDIGDWFKSIPFITRWWFAGSVAIPLVGKLGLISPMYLVLWPEFFFSKFQIWRPVTSALYFPVGPGTGFLYLVNLYFLYQYSSRLETGAFDGRPADYIFMLLFNWICIVITGLIMDMQLLMIPLIMSVLYVWAQLNRDMIVSFWFGTRFKACYLPWVILGFNYIIGGSFVNELIGNLVGHLYFFLMFKYPMDLGGRSFLSTPQFLYRYFPSRRGGVSGFGVPPPSRRPAAPEQGGVGAGRHNWGQGFRLGDD, from the exons ATGTCAGATATCGGAGACTGGTTCAAAAGCATCCCTTTCATCACCCGGTGGTGGTTCGCTGGGTCGGTTGCTATACCGCTCGTAGGAAAGCTTGGTTTAATAAGTCCCATGTACCTCGTTTTATGGCCGGAGTTTTTCTTCAGCAAATTTCAG ATATGGAGACCAGTGACCTCAGCACTCTATTTTCCCGTTGGCCCTGGAACGGGATTTCTGTATTTGGTCAACCTGTATTTTCTGTACCAATATTCCTCCAGGCTGGAAACGG GTGCTTTTGATGGAAGGCCTGCAGACTACATATTCATGCTGCTGTTCAACTGGATTTGTATCGTT ATAACAGGACTAATAATGGACATGCAG ctcTTGATGATTCCTCTGATTATGTCGGTGCTGTATGTCTGGGCCCAGCTCAACAGAGACATGATCGTGTCCTTCTGGTTCGGAACCAGATTCAAG GCATGTTATCTTCCTTGGGTCATTCTGGGATTCAACTACATCATTGGTGGCTC cTTTGTGAACGAGCTGATTGGAAACCTGGTGGGCCACCTCTACTTTTTCCTCATGTTCAAGTACCCCATGGACCTGGGTGGCAGATCCTTCCTCTCCACTCCCCAGTTCCT GTACCGCTACTTCCCAAGCAGACGAGGAGGAGTTTCGGGCTTTGGGGTCCCGCCCCCCAGCCGGAGACCAGCAGCCCCCGAACAGGGTGGGGTTGGAGCGGGACGTCACAACTGGGGGCAGGGCTTCCGGCTGGGGGATGACTGA